A DNA window from Synchiropus splendidus isolate RoL2022-P1 chromosome 2, RoL_Sspl_1.0, whole genome shotgun sequence contains the following coding sequences:
- the LOC128754878 gene encoding leucine-rich repeat protein SHOC-2 has translation MSSTLGKEKDSKEKDSKSGPTGKEREKEAKALAGLTKDGGKDTKTKGKDTKEGKKDTSGSTLGVAFSVDNTIKRPNPAPGTRKKSSNAEVIKELNKCREENSMRLDLSKRSIHILPTSIKELTQLAELYLYSNKLQSLPAEVGCLSGLVTLALSENSLNSLPESLDSLKKLKMLDLRHNKLREIPAVVYRLTSLTTLYLRFNRITTVEKDIRNLSKLTMLSIRENKIKQLPAEIGELCSLITLDVAHNQLEHLPKEIGNCTQITNLDLQHNELLDLPETIGNLASINRLGLRYNRLSAIPRSLAKCRDLEELNLENNNISVLPEGLLSSLVNLTSLTLARNCFQSYPVGGPSQFSTIYSLNMEHNRINKIPFGIFTRAKVLSKLNMKDNQLTSLPLDFGTWASMVELNLATNQLTKIPEDVCGLESLEVLILSNNLLKKLPHRIGNLRKLRELDLEENKLECLPNEIAYLKDLQKLVLTNNQLTTLPRGIGHLNNLTHLGLGENLLQQLPEEIGTLENLEELYLNDNPNLHSLPFELALCSKLSIMSIENCPLSHLPPQIVGSGPSYIIQFLKMQGPYRAMV, from the exons ATGAGTAGTACTTTAGGTAAAGAAAAAGATTCAAAAGAAAAGGACTCAAAAAGTGGTCCCACTggaaaagaaagggaaaaagAGGCCAAAGCCCTGGCTGGTTTAACGAAAGATGGAGGCAAAGACACCAAGACCAAAGGGAAAGATAccaaagaaggaaagaaggacaCTAGCGGCTCCACCCTTGGTGTTGCCTTCTCTGTTGACAATACAATAAAGCGACCCAACCCGGCACCAGGTACTCGCAAGAAGTCCAGCAATGCTGAGGTCATTAAAGAGCTTAACAAGTGCCGCGAGGAGAACTCTATGAGACTCGACCTTTCCAAACGGTCCATCCACATACTGCCCACCTCCATCAAGGAACTGACGCAGCTGGCTGAACTCTACTTGTACAGCAACAAGCTGCAGAGCCTGCCAGCTGAGGTGGGCTGCCTGTCGGGTCTGGTCACATTGGCGCTGAGCGAGAACTCCTTGAACAGCTTACCCGAATCTCTGGACTCGCTAAAGAAACTAAAAATGCTCGACCTCAGGCACAACAAGCTGAGAGAGATTCCCGCAGTGGTCTACCGGCTGACGTCCCTCACCACCCTCTACCTTCGATTTAACCGAATCACCACGGTGGAGAAGGACATCCGGAACCTCTCCAAGCTCACCATGCTCAGCATCCGCGAGAACAAGATCAAGCAGCTTCCTGCAGAGATTG GGGAACTTTGCAGCCTCATTACTCTGGATGTGGCTCATAATCAGTTGGAACACCTACCGAAGGAGATTGGAAATTGCACACAGATTACAAACCTTGATTTGCAGCACAATGAGCTCCTGGACCTCCCAGAGACTATAG GCAACCTTGCCAGCATAAACCGCCTTGGCTTGAGATACAACCGGTTGTCGGCGATTCCGAGATCATTAGCAAAATGTCGTGATTTGGAGGAGCTGAACCTTGAGAACAACAATATCTCTGTGTTGCCGGAG GGTCTCCTCTCCAGTTTGGTCAACCTCACCAGTCTGACTTTGGCGAGGAACTGCTTCCAGTCGTACCCTGTTGGAGGACCATCCCAGTTCTCCACCATCTACTCCCTCAATATGGAGCACAATAGAATCAACAAGATCCCTTTTGGGATCTTCACTCGGGCCAAAGTGTTAAGCAAGCTTAACATGAAG GACAACCAGTTAACATCTCTGCCTCTAGACTTCGGGACATGGGCGAGTATGGTGGAGCTCAATCTGGCCACCAATCAGCTAACAAAGATCCCGGAAGACGTGTGTGGTCTAGAGTCACTGGAG GTGTTAATATTGTCCAATAATCTTCTGAAGAAGTTACCACATCGTATTGGAAATTTAAGAAAACTGAGGGAGCTTGACTTGGAGGAGAACAAGTTGGAATGTCTACCAAATGAAATCGCTTATCTTAAAGATCTACAG AAACTGGTGTTAACAAACAATCAGCTGACCACATTACCCAGAGGCATCGGCCACCTCAACAACCTGACTCACCTGGGTTTGGGAGAGAACCTGCTCCAGCAACTCCCAGAGGAAATTG GCACACTGGAGAACTTGGAGGAGCTGTACCTCAACGACAACCCCAACCTGCACAGCCTGCCGTTCGAGTTGGCGCTCTGCAGCAAGCTGTCCATCATGAGCATCGAGAACTGTCCTCTGAGCCACCTGCCGCCGCAGATTGTGGGAAGTGGCCCGTCTTATATTATCCAGTTCCTCAAGATGCAGGGACCCTACCGTGCCATGGTCTGA
- the LOC128753890 gene encoding alpha-2A adrenergic receptor-like — protein sequence MGFDNSSNQTLHRLAPFSIQVSLPLTLLVGFMILLIVFGNVLVVIAVFTSRALRAPQNLFLVSLASADILVATLVMPFSLANELMGYWYFGEVWCEIYLALDVLFCTASIAHLCAISLDRYWSITQAIEYNLKRTPRRIKSIIFIVWVIAAVISFPPLITLEKENNVEEPVCKINNDKWYVVSSCIGSFFLPCVIMVLVYVRIYQIAKKRTRVPPGDRKPPVVPKSAGAANPKVNGQVAVDDHICLEKLNGEKANEIGKEEGRGHGEKGDVNGVDIEESSSSDHKVNNPCSIKRKSSKGKTKVSQIKPEDEAPKRTHSNKGSRWKGRQNREKRFTFVLAVVIGVFVICWFPFFFTYMLMTLCETCSVPNTLFKFFFWFGYCNSALNPIIYTIFNNDFRRSFKKILCRRDNRRYV from the coding sequence ATGGGgtttgacaacagcagcaaCCAGACCCTCCACAGACTGGCTCCGTTCAGCATCCAGGTCTCCCTGCCGCTCACCCTGCTGGTGGGCTTCATGATCCTGCTGATCGTCTTCGGCAATGTCCTGGTGGTCATCGCCGTCTTCACCAGCCGGGCCCTCAGAGCCCCTCAGAATCTGTTCCTGGTTTCTCTGGCCTCAGCGGACATTCTGGTGGCCACCCTGGTGATGCCCTTCTCCTTGGCCAATGAGCTGATGGGATACTGGTACTTTGGGGAGGTTTGGTGCGAGATCTACCTGGCTCTCGACGTGCTCTTCTGCACCGCCTCCATCGCTCACCTCTGCGCCATCAGCCTGGACCGCTACTGGTCCATCACGCAGGCCATCGAGTACAACCTGAAAAGGACTCCTCGCCGCATCAAGagcatcatcttcatcgtctgGGTCATTGCCGCCGTCATCTCCTTCCCACCGCTCATCACCTTGGAGAAGGAGAACAACGTGGAGGAGCCGGTGTGTAAGATCAACAACGACAAGTGGTACGTGGTCTCCTCCTGCATCGGCTCCTTCTTCCTCCCCTGTGTCATCATGGTGCTGGTCTACGTTCGGATCTACCAGATCGCCAAAAAGAGAACGCGGGTTCCACCTGGTGACCGGAAGCCGCCGGTGGTCCCCAAAAGCGCTGGAGCCGCCAACCCAAAGGTGAACGGTCAAGTGGCGGTGGACGACCATATCTGCCTGGAGAAGCTGAACGGAGAGAAGGCTAATGAAATAGGGAAGGAAGAAGGGAGGGGCCACGGCGAGAAAGGTGACGTGAACGGGGTTGACATCGAAGAATCGTCCTCCTCCGACCACAAAGTCAACAACCCCTGCTCCATCAAAAGGAAATCCTCAAAGGGGAAAACTAAAGTGAGCCAGATCAAACCTGAAGATGAGGCGCCGAAACGCACGCACAGCAACAAGGGCAGCCGCTGGAAGGGCCGGCAGAACCGAGAGAAGCGCTTCACCTTCGTCCTGGCCGTGGTCATCGGCGTCTTCGTCATCTGCTGGTTCCCCTTTTTCTTCACCTACATGTTGATGACTCTGTGCGAGACCTGCTCCGTGCCCAACACCCTCTTCAAGTTCTTCTTCTGGTTCGGCTACTGCAACAGCGCCCTCAACCCCATCATCTACACCATCTTCAACAACGACTTCAGGCGCTCCTTCAAGAAGATTCTCTGCCGGAGGGACAACCGCCGATATGTATGA